A window from Fragaria vesca subsp. vesca linkage group LG5, FraVesHawaii_1.0, whole genome shotgun sequence encodes these proteins:
- the LOC101306140 gene encoding carbon catabolite repressor protein 4 homolog 4-like: MSSTQSPIKLPRFVSVEDSGISSLTKPDDGIKFSLVSYNILAQAYVKSSLFPHSPPSHLKWKARSQAILTVLKNLGADFLCLQEVDEYNSFYKGNMERNGYSSTYIQRSGQKRDGCGIFYKHHIAELVLEEIIDYNDLVDSIQEGKVLGVDIQYDKEATANKDPGSKNGSKSTGTQDRGDPNDPRVRLKRDCVGLIAAFKLKNPSQNVVIVANTHIYWDPDWADVKLAQAKYLLSRLARFKKLVSDKFDCAPSLILAGDFNSTPGDKVYQHLTSGNSSSPPAFDALEDLPIPLCSVYASTRGEPPFTNYTPGFTGTLDYIFFSPSAHIQPVSFLELPEPESSDINGGLPNFNHPSDHLPIGAEFVISQEQIP, encoded by the exons ATGAGCTCAACACAATCACCCATCAAACTCCCAAGATTTGTTTCTGTCGAAGACAGTGGCATCTCTTCACTGACCAAGCCTGATGATG GTATCAAGTTTAGTCTTGTGTCTTATAACATTTTGGCTCAG GCGTATGTGAAGAGCTCCTTGTTTCCACACTCTCCACCTTCTCATCTCAA GTGGAAAGCCCGCTCGCAGGCAATTTTGACTGTTCTCAAGAACCTTGGAGCCGACTTTCTATGCCTACAG GAAGTTGATGAGTACAACAGCTTTTACAAAGGAAATATGGAGAGAAATGGTTATTCTAGTACTTACATTCAGAGAAGTGGGCAAAAGCGTGACGGATGTGGAATATTTTACAAGCATCACAT AGCGGAGTTGGTGTTGGAGGAAATTATAGATTACAATGATCTTGTAGACTCAATTCAAGAGGGAAAAGTTCTGGGTGTTGATATACAATATGACAAGGAAGCTACTGCAAACAAAGATCCTGGATCCAAAAATG GTTCAAAATCAACAGGCACTCAGGATCGTGGAGATCCCAATGATCCCCGTGTCAGACTAAAACGTGATTGTGTAGGACTTATAGCAGCATTCAAGCTTAAAAATCCTTCACAAAATGTTGTTATAGTGGCAAACACACATATTTACTG GGATCCAGACTGGGCAGATGTTAAGCTAGCACAAGCTAAATATCTGCTATCACGCTTGGCTCGTTTTAAAAAGTTGGTATCAGATAAGTTTGACTGCGCCCCATCCTTAATTTTAGCTGGTGACTTCAATTCAACTCCAGGCGATAAG GTTTACCAGCATCTTACTTCTGGCAACTCTTCATCTCCACCAGCGTTTGATGCTCTTGAAGATCTGCCTATCCCTTTGTGCAGTGTCTACGCTTCTACAAGGGGTGAACCACCTTTCACGAATTACACCCCTGGCTTCACAGGCACACTGGATTATATATTCTTTTCCCCAAGTGCCCACATACAGCCAGTCAGTTTCCTTGAGCTTCCAGAACCAGAATCCTCTGATATTAATGGAGGATTGCCAAACTTTAATCACCCAAGCGACCATTTACCAATTGGTGCTGAGTTTGTGATATCCCAGGAACAAATTCCTTGA